A genomic window from Elaeis guineensis isolate ETL-2024a chromosome 3, EG11, whole genome shotgun sequence includes:
- the LOC105041124 gene encoding pentatricopeptide repeat-containing protein At5g47360 isoform X2, with amino-acid sequence MAFSTINRSLFSSLPNLFETPFPSLSLPRLLSTATTTAAAEFSHLLLSNSSLPTLERVLSGSQSKLDHSIVQSVLRQSSDRILALRFFVWAGLQPHHRHSAAAYAAASDSLQIPRHPQAFTHLLDSYRAADAPVSLKTFKILLNLCRHANLPDEALALVRRMREFDCRPDTSSYNTVLRLLANSGRGEIGAALLEEMIMARVNPDMVTYVTAVRGLCAVAKIEAAQGLVARMRANGCVPNVVVYSALLDGACSCGDLLAAMQLLDEMESELDNGCAPNVVTYTCLIKCLCEKGRLEEALGILDRMGRRGCRPNQVTEAEELMTRMLEKGISPSGVACNSLLRELCNRKQFMDGYNWFQKMEEKGLACVDSDVYVLLLVGLHEKGHSTETLILGRKIVERGIHLEAFSNDGVAELLQKLSESDLTSH; translated from the exons ATGGCCTTCTCCACCATCAATCgatctctcttctcctccctccctAACTTGTTCGAAactcccttcccctctctctccctccctcgccTCCTCTCCACTGCCACCACCACCGCGGCCGCCGAATTCTCTCACCTCCTCCTCTCGAACTCCTCACTTCCAACGCTCGAAAGAGTCCTCTCCGGTTCCCAGTCCAAGCTCGATCATTCCATCGTCCAATCCGTCCTCCGTCAATCCTCCGACCGCATTTTGGCGCTCCGCTTCTTCGTCTGGGCCGGGCTCCAGCCCCACCACCGCCACTCCGCGGCCGCCTACGCCGCCGCTTCCGACTCCCTCCAGATCCCCCGCCATCCCCAGGCGTTTACCCACCTCCTCGACTCCTACCGGGCCGCTGACGCCCCCGTATCTCTCAAAACCTTTAAAATTCTCCTCAACCTCTGCCGCCACGCCAATCTCCCCGACGAGGCCCTCGCCCTCGTCCGCCGAATGCGGGAGTTCGATTGCCGCCCCGATACCTCCTCTTACAACACTGTCCTCCGCCTCTTAGCCAATAGCGGCCGCGGCGAGATTGGAGCTGCTCTTTTGGAGGAAATGATCATGGCTAGGGTGAACCCAGACATGGTCACCTATGTGACTGCTGTGCGGGGACTCTGCGCCGTGGCCAAAATTGAGGCAGCCCAGGGCCTCGTAGCCCGAATGCGGGCAAATGGGTGTGTGCCCAATGTGGTTGTTTACTCTGCACTGCTCGATGGGGCTTGTAGCTGTGGTGATCTCCTTGCAGCAATGCAGCTTTTGGATGAGATGGAGAGTGAATTAGATAATGGTTGTGCACCGAATGTGGTGACATACACTTGTTTGATAAAATGCCTGTGTGAGAAGGGCCGGCTGGAGGAGGCATTGGGGATCTTGGACCGGATGGGGAGGCGGGGGTGTCGCCCCAACCAGGTCACG GAGGCAGAGGAGCTTATGACGAGGATGTTGGAAAAGGGTATCAGTCCAAGTGGGGTGGCGTGCAATTCTTTGTTGAGGGAGCTCTGCAATCGAAAGCAGTTCATGGATGGGTATAATTGGTTTCAAAAGATGGAAGAGAAGGGGTTGGCATGTGTTGATTCAGATGTCTATGTTCTTCTTTTGGTAGGGCTTCATGAAAAGGGTCATTCAACAGAGACATTGATATTAGGAAGGAAGATTGTCGAAAGGGGTATTCATTTGGAGGCTTTTAGCAATGATGGTGTAGCGGAGTTATTGCAGAAGTTAAGTGAAAGTGACTTAACATCACATTAG
- the LOC105041121 gene encoding cyclin-SDS-like isoform X2 → MPYTGPDQISRRPISGRKRPIEAVPHARKLRSKISRRRRIPLLPIVDGSLNAPFNAEDEAESSSSCLQSDISSESSLVFGGSGALKRPRSPRRRVGNSGAIAIGGSPPDNEYRCITKTYARRRERLRSAESKEDGARGVGPASVKRSKMEENTSNAALETSVSEVSEVIGRFPDGNLKHRAIARKPPENHPEISEFSCLESVSDAIPAKIAKSAGEEGGRSQISQNFASQGEKPSDRDLDSDLACSEEFCSADGGSSEYSTCNELTLSELEAEFFPRSSDGDSSEYSLSVLADSSSDEFSEKSCENSAPSATFSLFLQFAQQFSRSSLSADSNSSSGIPEDSPQEFTAEEDEESYKRFRSRERNEAVLRDYVEEYSSSTDYGDLILGQRLQMVNWIMEHANAMELQSETLFLGVSLMDRFLTRGYFKNERNLQLLGIACITLATRIEENQPYNSIRQRCFMVGNNVYSRSEVVAMEWFVQEVLKFKCFLPTIHHFLWFYLKAAGVDSNVENLSRHLALLSLLNHERLCFKPSTVAAGVVILACLATNHESSCLAVMETHVRTKNDDLPECIQSLEWLVKYVC, encoded by the exons ATGCCTTACACGGGTCCCGATCAAATCTCACGGCGGCCGATCTCCGGGAGGAAGAGGCCGATCGAGGCGGTCCCCCATGCCAGAAAGCTCCGATCCAAGATTTCTCGCCGCCGGCGAATTCCTCTACTCCCGATCGTCGACGGCTCCTTGAATGCGCCGTTTAATGCCGAGGACGAGGCGGAGTCCTCATCTTCCTGCCTCCAGAGCGATATCTCGAGCGAGTCCAGCTTGGTCTTCGGTGGATCCGGGGCTCTGAAGCGGCCGAGATCTCCTCGCCGGAGAGTCGGGAACTCGGGTGCGATCGCGatcggtggaagtcctcctgaCAACGAGTACCGGTGTATTACCAAAACGTACGCCCGGCGCAGGGAGAGGCTCCGATCGGCCGAAAGCAAGGAGGACGGGGCCCGAGGAGTCGGCCCTGCGTCTGTGAAAAGGTCGAAGATGGAAGAGAATACCAGCAACGCCGCCTTGGAGACCTCCGTCTCCGAGGTTTCCGAAGTCATCGGAAGATTTCCGGATGGAAATCTAAAACACAGAGCCATAGCGAGGAAGCCGCCGGAGAATCATCCAGAGATCTCCGAGTTCTCCTGTCTGGAATCCGTCTCAGACGCGATCCCCGCCAAAATCGCCAAATCTGCGGGGGAGGAGGGCGGAAGGTCCCAGATCTCCCAGAATTTCGCGTCGCAAGGCGAAAAGCCAAGCGATCGGGATCTCGATTCCGATCTGGCTTGCTCCGAGGAGTTCTGTAGCGCGGATGGCGGGAGCTCAGAGTACTCGACGTGCAACGAGTTGACGCTATCGGAGCTGGAGGCCGAGTTCTTCCCCCGAAGCTCCGATGGCGACTCCTCAGAGTACTCCCTCTCCGTTCTTGCGGACTCTTCTTCCGACGAGTTCTCCGAGAAATCGTGCGAGAACTCCGCCCCCTCCGccaccttctctctcttcctccagtTCGCACAGCAGTTCTCCCGATCGAGCTTGAGCGCGGACTCCAATTCCTCGTCCGGAATTCCGGAGGATTCTCCACAGGAATTTACC GCGGAGGAGGACGAGGAGAGCTACAAGAGATTCCGGAGCAGGGAGAGGAATGAGGCGGTGCTCCGAGACTACGTCGAGGAATACAGCTCGTCGACGGATTACGGCGATCTAATCCTGGGGCAACGGCTTCAGATGGTTAACTGGATAATGGAG CATGCCAATGCGATGGAGCTCCAGAGCGAGACGCTGTTCCTGGGGGTGAGCCTGATGGACAGATTCCTTACCAGAGGATACTTCAAGAACGAGAGAAATCTCCAGTTGTTGGGCATAGCATGCATCACCCTCGCTACCAGAATCGAGGAGAACCAGCCCTACAACAG CATTCGTCAGAGATGCTTCATGGTGGGGAACAATGTCTACAGCAGGAGCGAAGTAGTAGCCATGGAATGGTTTGTGCAAGAGGTTCTTAAGTTTAAATGCTTCCTCCCCACGATCCACCACTTCCTCTG GTTTTATCTCAAGGCAGCAGGAGTAGACAGCAATGTAGAGAATCTATCAAGGCATCTAGCTCTCCTATCCCTCCTGAACCATGAAAGGCTCTGCTTCAAGCCCTCCACAGTAGCTGCCGGTGTAGTCATCCTTGCTTGCCTCGCCACCAACCATGAGTCCTCGTGCCTTGCAGTCATGGAG ACGCATGTGAGAACTAAAAATGATGATCTACCAGAATGCATTCAG AGCCTTGAGTGGTTGGTCAAGTACGTGTGCTAG
- the LOC105041121 gene encoding cyclin-SDS-like isoform X1: protein MPYTGPDQISRRPISGRKRPIEAVPHARKLRSKISRRRRIPLLPIVDGSLNAPFNAEDEAESSSSCLQSDISSESSLVFGGSGALKRPRSPRRRVGNSGAIAIGGSPPDNEYRCITKTYARRRERLRSAESKEDGARGVGPASVKRSKMEENTSNAALETSVSEVSEVIGRFPDGNLKHRAIARKPPENHPEISEFSCLESVSDAIPAKIAKSAGEEGGRSQISQNFASQGEKPSDRDLDSDLACSEEFCSADGGSSEYSTCNELTLSELEAEFFPRSSDGDSSEYSLSVLADSSSDEFSEKSCENSAPSATFSLFLQFAQQFSRSSLSADSNSSSGIPEDSPQEFTLMMFEAEEDEESYKRFRSRERNEAVLRDYVEEYSSSTDYGDLILGQRLQMVNWIMEHANAMELQSETLFLGVSLMDRFLTRGYFKNERNLQLLGIACITLATRIEENQPYNSIRQRCFMVGNNVYSRSEVVAMEWFVQEVLKFKCFLPTIHHFLWFYLKAAGVDSNVENLSRHLALLSLLNHERLCFKPSTVAAGVVILACLATNHESSCLAVMETHVRTKNDDLPECIQSLEWLVKYVC from the exons ATGCCTTACACGGGTCCCGATCAAATCTCACGGCGGCCGATCTCCGGGAGGAAGAGGCCGATCGAGGCGGTCCCCCATGCCAGAAAGCTCCGATCCAAGATTTCTCGCCGCCGGCGAATTCCTCTACTCCCGATCGTCGACGGCTCCTTGAATGCGCCGTTTAATGCCGAGGACGAGGCGGAGTCCTCATCTTCCTGCCTCCAGAGCGATATCTCGAGCGAGTCCAGCTTGGTCTTCGGTGGATCCGGGGCTCTGAAGCGGCCGAGATCTCCTCGCCGGAGAGTCGGGAACTCGGGTGCGATCGCGatcggtggaagtcctcctgaCAACGAGTACCGGTGTATTACCAAAACGTACGCCCGGCGCAGGGAGAGGCTCCGATCGGCCGAAAGCAAGGAGGACGGGGCCCGAGGAGTCGGCCCTGCGTCTGTGAAAAGGTCGAAGATGGAAGAGAATACCAGCAACGCCGCCTTGGAGACCTCCGTCTCCGAGGTTTCCGAAGTCATCGGAAGATTTCCGGATGGAAATCTAAAACACAGAGCCATAGCGAGGAAGCCGCCGGAGAATCATCCAGAGATCTCCGAGTTCTCCTGTCTGGAATCCGTCTCAGACGCGATCCCCGCCAAAATCGCCAAATCTGCGGGGGAGGAGGGCGGAAGGTCCCAGATCTCCCAGAATTTCGCGTCGCAAGGCGAAAAGCCAAGCGATCGGGATCTCGATTCCGATCTGGCTTGCTCCGAGGAGTTCTGTAGCGCGGATGGCGGGAGCTCAGAGTACTCGACGTGCAACGAGTTGACGCTATCGGAGCTGGAGGCCGAGTTCTTCCCCCGAAGCTCCGATGGCGACTCCTCAGAGTACTCCCTCTCCGTTCTTGCGGACTCTTCTTCCGACGAGTTCTCCGAGAAATCGTGCGAGAACTCCGCCCCCTCCGccaccttctctctcttcctccagtTCGCACAGCAGTTCTCCCGATCGAGCTTGAGCGCGGACTCCAATTCCTCGTCCGGAATTCCGGAGGATTCTCCACAGGAATTTACC CTAATGATGTTTGAGGCGGAGGAGGACGAGGAGAGCTACAAGAGATTCCGGAGCAGGGAGAGGAATGAGGCGGTGCTCCGAGACTACGTCGAGGAATACAGCTCGTCGACGGATTACGGCGATCTAATCCTGGGGCAACGGCTTCAGATGGTTAACTGGATAATGGAG CATGCCAATGCGATGGAGCTCCAGAGCGAGACGCTGTTCCTGGGGGTGAGCCTGATGGACAGATTCCTTACCAGAGGATACTTCAAGAACGAGAGAAATCTCCAGTTGTTGGGCATAGCATGCATCACCCTCGCTACCAGAATCGAGGAGAACCAGCCCTACAACAG CATTCGTCAGAGATGCTTCATGGTGGGGAACAATGTCTACAGCAGGAGCGAAGTAGTAGCCATGGAATGGTTTGTGCAAGAGGTTCTTAAGTTTAAATGCTTCCTCCCCACGATCCACCACTTCCTCTG GTTTTATCTCAAGGCAGCAGGAGTAGACAGCAATGTAGAGAATCTATCAAGGCATCTAGCTCTCCTATCCCTCCTGAACCATGAAAGGCTCTGCTTCAAGCCCTCCACAGTAGCTGCCGGTGTAGTCATCCTTGCTTGCCTCGCCACCAACCATGAGTCCTCGTGCCTTGCAGTCATGGAG ACGCATGTGAGAACTAAAAATGATGATCTACCAGAATGCATTCAG AGCCTTGAGTGGTTGGTCAAGTACGTGTGCTAG
- the LOC105041124 gene encoding uncharacterized protein isoform X1 → MAFSTINRSLFSSLPNLFETPFPSLSLPRLLSTATTTAAAEFSHLLLSNSSLPTLERVLSGSQSKLDHSIVQSVLRQSSDRILALRFFVWAGLQPHHRHSAAAYAAASDSLQIPRHPQAFTHLLDSYRAADAPVSLKTFKILLNLCRHANLPDEALALVRRMREFDCRPDTSSYNTVLRLLANSGRGEIGAALLEEMIMARVNPDMVTYVTAVRGLCAVAKIEAAQGLVARMRANGCVPNVVVYSALLDGACSCGDLLAAMQLLDEMESELDNGCAPNVVTYTCLIKCLCEKGRLEEALGILDRMGRRGCRPNQVTVRTILNGFCAKGKLGEACELIERVVGEGSVSSEDCYNLLVVCLLRVRNVQEAEELMTRMLEKGISPSGVACNSLLRELCNRKQFMDGYNWFQKMEEKGLACVDSDVYVLLLVGLHEKGHSTETLILGRKIVERGIHLEAFSNDGVAELLQKLSESDLTSH, encoded by the coding sequence ATGGCCTTCTCCACCATCAATCgatctctcttctcctccctccctAACTTGTTCGAAactcccttcccctctctctccctccctcgccTCCTCTCCACTGCCACCACCACCGCGGCCGCCGAATTCTCTCACCTCCTCCTCTCGAACTCCTCACTTCCAACGCTCGAAAGAGTCCTCTCCGGTTCCCAGTCCAAGCTCGATCATTCCATCGTCCAATCCGTCCTCCGTCAATCCTCCGACCGCATTTTGGCGCTCCGCTTCTTCGTCTGGGCCGGGCTCCAGCCCCACCACCGCCACTCCGCGGCCGCCTACGCCGCCGCTTCCGACTCCCTCCAGATCCCCCGCCATCCCCAGGCGTTTACCCACCTCCTCGACTCCTACCGGGCCGCTGACGCCCCCGTATCTCTCAAAACCTTTAAAATTCTCCTCAACCTCTGCCGCCACGCCAATCTCCCCGACGAGGCCCTCGCCCTCGTCCGCCGAATGCGGGAGTTCGATTGCCGCCCCGATACCTCCTCTTACAACACTGTCCTCCGCCTCTTAGCCAATAGCGGCCGCGGCGAGATTGGAGCTGCTCTTTTGGAGGAAATGATCATGGCTAGGGTGAACCCAGACATGGTCACCTATGTGACTGCTGTGCGGGGACTCTGCGCCGTGGCCAAAATTGAGGCAGCCCAGGGCCTCGTAGCCCGAATGCGGGCAAATGGGTGTGTGCCCAATGTGGTTGTTTACTCTGCACTGCTCGATGGGGCTTGTAGCTGTGGTGATCTCCTTGCAGCAATGCAGCTTTTGGATGAGATGGAGAGTGAATTAGATAATGGTTGTGCACCGAATGTGGTGACATACACTTGTTTGATAAAATGCCTGTGTGAGAAGGGCCGGCTGGAGGAGGCATTGGGGATCTTGGACCGGATGGGGAGGCGGGGGTGTCGCCCCAACCAGGTCACGGTAAGAACTATCCTGAATGGGTTCTGTGCCAAAGGGAAGCTTGGTGAGGCTTGTGAGCTGATTGAGAGAGTGGTGGGGGAGGGGAGTGTTTCTTCCGAGGACTGCTATAATTTGCTTGTGGTTTGTTTGTTGCGAGTCAGGAACGTACAGGAGGCAGAGGAGCTTATGACGAGGATGTTGGAAAAGGGTATCAGTCCAAGTGGGGTGGCGTGCAATTCTTTGTTGAGGGAGCTCTGCAATCGAAAGCAGTTCATGGATGGGTATAATTGGTTTCAAAAGATGGAAGAGAAGGGGTTGGCATGTGTTGATTCAGATGTCTATGTTCTTCTTTTGGTAGGGCTTCATGAAAAGGGTCATTCAACAGAGACATTGATATTAGGAAGGAAGATTGTCGAAAGGGGTATTCATTTGGAGGCTTTTAGCAATGATGGTGTAGCGGAGTTATTGCAGAAGTTAAGTGAAAGTGACTTAACATCACATTAG
- the LOC105041122 gene encoding binding partner of ACD11 1 isoform X1, whose amino-acid sequence MLLQVPLDQGYLRMGMDPQLIVTSTWAINVSDVRTVKISNISLAASERDIKEFFSFSGDIQYIEMIRESERSQLAYVTFKESQGADTAMLLSGATIADLSVRITPVEDYQLPPEAFKGIPEGNLSSTESAVRKAEDVVSSMLAKGFVLGKDALKRARSFDEQNHFTSNASATVASLDRKMGLSEKISMGTAMVGGKVREVDERFQVSEITRSALSAAEQKASSAGSAIMGNQYVSTGASWLSSALGMVAKAAGDVSTMTREKVEKAEEERKEILCRERREIVNDFAHIHLDESSPGEPPTVPVESVDEQKL is encoded by the exons ATGTTATTGCAGGTCCCATTGGACCAGGGCTATTTGAGGATGGGAATGGATCCTCAGTTGATTGTTACATCAACCTGGGCTATCAATGTCTCAGAT GTAAGAACAGTGAAGATTAGCAATATTTCCTTGGCTGCATCTGAAAGGGACATCAAggaattcttttccttctctgggGACATTCAATATATTGAAATGATCAG GGAATCTGAAAGGTCTCAGCTTGCTTATGTCACTTTCAAGGAGTCACAGGGGGCAGACACAGCTATGCTTCTCTCA GGAGCAACTATAGCTGATCTTTCTGTCAGAATAACACCAGTTGAGGATTACCAGCTTCCTCCTGAAGCTTTCAAAGGCATACCG GAAGGGAACCTCTCGTCCACCGAGTCTGCAGTCAGGAAGGCAGAGGATGTCGTGAGCAGCATGCTGGCAAAGGGTTTTGTCCTGGGCAAAGATGCCCTTAAGAGAGCCAGGTCCTTTGACGAACAGAACCATTTTACATCCAATGCCTCAGCCACAGTGGCATCTCTGGACCGTAAGATGGGCTTGAGTGAGAAGATCAGCATGGGTACAGCTATGGTCGGCGGGAAGGTCAGGGAGGTGGATGAGCGCTTCCAGGTGTCGGAGATCACAAGGTCTGCCCTCAGTGCAGCTGAGCAAAAGGCCAGCAGTGCAGGATCAGCCATCATGGGCAACCAGTACGTGTCAACTGGAGCATCTTGGCTCTCAAGTGCACTTGGCATGGTGGCGAAGGCAGCTGGTGATGTGAGCACAATGACCAGAGAAAAGGTAGAGAAGGCtgaggaggagaggaaggagatCCTCTgcagggagaggagagagatcgTTAATGACTTTGCACATATTCACCTAGATGAGTCATCACCGGGGGAGCCTCCAACAGTGCCAGTTGAATCAGTGGATGAACAAAAGCTATAA
- the LOC105041122 gene encoding binding partner of ACD11 1 isoform X3 → MSVPLDQGYLRMGMDPQLIVTSTWAINVSDVRTVKISNISLAASERDIKEFFSFSGDIQYIEMIRESERSQLAYVTFKESQGADTAMLLSGATIADLSVRITPVEDYQLPPEAFKGIPEGNLSSTESAVRKAEDVVSSMLAKGFVLGKDALKRARSFDEQNHFTSNASATVASLDRKMGLSEKISMGTAMVGGKVREVDERFQVSEITRSALSAAEQKASSAGSAIMGNQYVSTGASWLSSALGMVAKAAGDVSTMTREKVEKAEEERKEILCRERREIVNDFAHIHLDESSPGEPPTVPVESVDEQKL, encoded by the exons ATGTCG GTCCCATTGGACCAGGGCTATTTGAGGATGGGAATGGATCCTCAGTTGATTGTTACATCAACCTGGGCTATCAATGTCTCAGAT GTAAGAACAGTGAAGATTAGCAATATTTCCTTGGCTGCATCTGAAAGGGACATCAAggaattcttttccttctctgggGACATTCAATATATTGAAATGATCAG GGAATCTGAAAGGTCTCAGCTTGCTTATGTCACTTTCAAGGAGTCACAGGGGGCAGACACAGCTATGCTTCTCTCA GGAGCAACTATAGCTGATCTTTCTGTCAGAATAACACCAGTTGAGGATTACCAGCTTCCTCCTGAAGCTTTCAAAGGCATACCG GAAGGGAACCTCTCGTCCACCGAGTCTGCAGTCAGGAAGGCAGAGGATGTCGTGAGCAGCATGCTGGCAAAGGGTTTTGTCCTGGGCAAAGATGCCCTTAAGAGAGCCAGGTCCTTTGACGAACAGAACCATTTTACATCCAATGCCTCAGCCACAGTGGCATCTCTGGACCGTAAGATGGGCTTGAGTGAGAAGATCAGCATGGGTACAGCTATGGTCGGCGGGAAGGTCAGGGAGGTGGATGAGCGCTTCCAGGTGTCGGAGATCACAAGGTCTGCCCTCAGTGCAGCTGAGCAAAAGGCCAGCAGTGCAGGATCAGCCATCATGGGCAACCAGTACGTGTCAACTGGAGCATCTTGGCTCTCAAGTGCACTTGGCATGGTGGCGAAGGCAGCTGGTGATGTGAGCACAATGACCAGAGAAAAGGTAGAGAAGGCtgaggaggagaggaaggagatCCTCTgcagggagaggagagagatcgTTAATGACTTTGCACATATTCACCTAGATGAGTCATCACCGGGGGAGCCTCCAACAGTGCCAGTTGAATCAGTGGATGAACAAAAGCTATAA
- the LOC105041122 gene encoding binding partner of ACD11 1 isoform X2: MSVRTVKISNISLAASERDIKEFFSFSGDIQYIEMIRESERSQLAYVTFKESQGADTAMLLSGATIADLSVRITPVEDYQLPPEAFKGIPEGNLSSTESAVRKAEDVVSSMLAKGFVLGKDALKRARSFDEQNHFTSNASATVASLDRKMGLSEKISMGTAMVGGKVREVDERFQVSEITRSALSAAEQKASSAGSAIMGNQYVSTGASWLSSALGMVAKAAGDVSTMTREKVEKAEEERKEILCRERREIVNDFAHIHLDESSPGEPPTVPVESVDEQKL; this comes from the exons ATGTCG GTAAGAACAGTGAAGATTAGCAATATTTCCTTGGCTGCATCTGAAAGGGACATCAAggaattcttttccttctctgggGACATTCAATATATTGAAATGATCAG GGAATCTGAAAGGTCTCAGCTTGCTTATGTCACTTTCAAGGAGTCACAGGGGGCAGACACAGCTATGCTTCTCTCA GGAGCAACTATAGCTGATCTTTCTGTCAGAATAACACCAGTTGAGGATTACCAGCTTCCTCCTGAAGCTTTCAAAGGCATACCG GAAGGGAACCTCTCGTCCACCGAGTCTGCAGTCAGGAAGGCAGAGGATGTCGTGAGCAGCATGCTGGCAAAGGGTTTTGTCCTGGGCAAAGATGCCCTTAAGAGAGCCAGGTCCTTTGACGAACAGAACCATTTTACATCCAATGCCTCAGCCACAGTGGCATCTCTGGACCGTAAGATGGGCTTGAGTGAGAAGATCAGCATGGGTACAGCTATGGTCGGCGGGAAGGTCAGGGAGGTGGATGAGCGCTTCCAGGTGTCGGAGATCACAAGGTCTGCCCTCAGTGCAGCTGAGCAAAAGGCCAGCAGTGCAGGATCAGCCATCATGGGCAACCAGTACGTGTCAACTGGAGCATCTTGGCTCTCAAGTGCACTTGGCATGGTGGCGAAGGCAGCTGGTGATGTGAGCACAATGACCAGAGAAAAGGTAGAGAAGGCtgaggaggagaggaaggagatCCTCTgcagggagaggagagagatcgTTAATGACTTTGCACATATTCACCTAGATGAGTCATCACCGGGGGAGCCTCCAACAGTGCCAGTTGAATCAGTGGATGAACAAAAGCTATAA
- the LOC105041123 gene encoding uncharacterized protein codes for MLRVSEDENRRRESYVESYRQLGRSLLDLEHAADRIFDAISQKTAQERDMLTEISRRIQLAKAKIDGISRSKQAVTITSPSRYPSSCISEKDFQPLFQYKDEGTDPEFPTKLLVNGGLNREFGIDGTLELFQFFSEENTGYPSKETHSKVGVRLAHPQDDVFIENLFETSKLIDKSSLAVDASDSMLVPKKEELPPPPPSLLLNNFRSLKKSEDFKFVSTVEPSHAVKLSSTKDVHTDPAVVSDTTMSGE; via the exons ATGCTTCGGGTGTCGGAGGACGAGAACCGGCGGCGCGAGAGCTACGTGGAGAGCTATCGGCAGCTGGGGCGATCTCTCCTCGATCTAGAGCATGCGGCTGATCGAATCTTCGATGCCATCTCCCAAAAA ACTGCCCAGGAGCGGGATATGCTCACCGAAATCTCTCGGAGGATTCAATTAGCCAAA GCTAAGATCGATGGCATATCTCGTTCAAAGCAAGCGGTGACCATCACATCACCATCACGGTATCCATCAAGTTGTATCAGTGAAAAGGACTTTCAACCTTTATTTCAGTATAAGGATGAAGGAACTGATCCTGAGTTTCCAACAAAGTTGTTAGTTAATGGAGGGTTGAATAGA GAATTTGGAATTGATGGAACCCTAGagctttttcaatttttttcggaAGAAAATACTGGATACCCATCAAAGGAAACCCACTCAAAG GTGGGAGTCAGGCTTGCCCATCCACAAGATGATGTTTTTATAGAGAATCTTTTTGAAACATCAAAATTAATTGACAAGAG CTCATTGGCAGTGGATGCCTCAGACTCCATGCTGGTCCCTAAGAAGGAAGAGCTACCTCCTCCGCCACCCAGTTTGCTTCTAAATAATTTTCGA TCGCTTAAGAAATCAGAAGATTTCAAATTTGTATCTACCGTTGAACCATCGCATGCTGTCAAGCTCTCAAGTACAAAGGATGTCCATACTGATCCTGCTGTGGTTTCTGACACAACTATGAGTGGGGAGTAG